In Cytophagia bacterium CHB2, the following proteins share a genomic window:
- a CDS encoding beta-N-acetylglucosaminidase: MRILKHVHATAGTPTIRLVAMKSDLFAAGAYHLKRVLVKSIVLSVVLSLTGAVTVLAQSSQRFSSSLKPASSSWASKTLAKMSLREKLGQLFIYYLDTNFKPESDPQWREVETLVTEYQIGGLHLWNGEPYATAYMTNRLQTLSKTPLLFTADMEHGAARFRGTDFPTNMALAASGDTSIAYQVGWHTAREARALGLGITFAPVVDINNNPANPIINVRAFGEEAATVSRFAEAFIRGCHDGGLLATAKHFPGHGDTEQDSHIELAYVGADSARLEELELAPFRRAMTAGVDFIMTAHVNVRGVNMNPYAPATLSPEIMTRLLRDRLKFEGVLITDAMEMWAIEKNYTEAFATVAAVKAGADIILAQKHIPQMIEELERRVRSGEISSGQIDQSVLRMLLAKSRLNLQQQRLVNLDSVAARLRRPEAVQTAEVAAQRAMTLLKNEQNVLPLNRSGRIAVVNIGDEPRAITRTPFVRELRRFVNGLEVVSLHPRSSSEEIKTALAAVRAASVQVLPIYTALRAWKGEVGLPRAMQPVVDSLLATGVPAAVVSFGNPYLYPQVKAAAAYLVAYDAEELLSLAAARALTGREPITGRLPISIPGYFERGAGLQLSVKMNQPVAQEISMKPNLQYAFPEEAGMAAAGLDSARLMMRQAVRDSVFPGAVLLIARQGKIVMHEAFGNLGYGEYARLVPLHAIYDLASVSKVVAMTTACMLLYERGQLDLDEKVQTYLPEFTGKDKEKITVRHLLTHCSGLVAFRLYYRDYKTADEIINVILREELEYPTATKTVYSDLGAILLGKIVERISGKTLELFCRDEIFAPLKMGETFFNPPTEFLPRIAPTEFDTWTEGRTGKFSHGVVHDENAYRLGGVSGHAGLFGSARDLAIFLQMLLNGGSYGETQLLSPKTIELFTSRQNLVAGSSRALGWDTADGNNSAGKLMSEKAFGHTGYTGTSVWADPQSGLLVVLLSNRVHPTRENRRILPFRPKLHEAVVRAMR, translated from the coding sequence GTGCGTATTTTGAAACATGTTCACGCAACCGCCGGAACCCCGACGATCCGGCTCGTTGCAATGAAATCGGATTTATTTGCCGCCGGTGCGTATCATCTAAAGCGCGTTTTAGTCAAGTCCATCGTCCTCAGCGTTGTACTGTCACTCACTGGCGCCGTGACGGTGTTGGCGCAATCTTCTCAGCGCTTTTCTTCATCGCTAAAGCCGGCCTCCTCGTCCTGGGCCAGTAAGACGCTGGCAAAAATGTCATTGCGCGAGAAGCTGGGCCAGCTTTTTATCTACTACCTCGATACCAACTTCAAACCGGAAAGCGATCCGCAGTGGCGGGAAGTTGAAACGTTGGTTACGGAATACCAAATTGGCGGCTTGCATCTTTGGAATGGCGAGCCTTATGCCACCGCGTACATGACGAATCGCCTGCAAACGCTGAGCAAGACGCCGCTGCTGTTTACGGCGGACATGGAGCACGGCGCCGCGCGCTTTCGCGGCACGGATTTCCCAACCAACATGGCGCTTGCCGCCAGCGGCGATACGAGTATCGCATATCAAGTGGGCTGGCATACGGCGCGTGAAGCTCGCGCCCTGGGGCTGGGCATCACGTTCGCGCCTGTGGTCGATATCAACAACAACCCCGCGAATCCCATCATCAATGTGCGCGCGTTTGGCGAGGAGGCGGCAACGGTTTCGCGTTTTGCCGAGGCGTTCATTCGCGGCTGCCATGACGGCGGCTTGCTGGCGACAGCAAAACATTTTCCCGGCCACGGGGACACCGAGCAGGATTCGCATATCGAACTGGCTTATGTCGGCGCCGACAGTGCACGATTGGAGGAACTCGAATTGGCGCCGTTTCGCCGCGCCATGACCGCGGGTGTAGATTTCATAATGACGGCGCACGTCAACGTGCGCGGCGTGAACATGAATCCTTATGCGCCTGCAACGCTCTCGCCCGAAATCATGACAAGGCTGTTGCGCGACCGGCTGAAATTCGAGGGCGTTTTGATTACGGATGCCATGGAAATGTGGGCGATCGAAAAAAACTATACCGAGGCGTTTGCCACCGTGGCTGCGGTCAAAGCCGGGGCGGATATCATTCTTGCACAGAAGCATATTCCGCAGATGATCGAGGAACTCGAGCGGCGCGTGCGCTCCGGCGAGATTTCCAGCGGACAAATCGATCAATCCGTGCTGCGCATGCTGCTGGCCAAATCCCGCCTGAATTTGCAGCAGCAACGCCTGGTAAATTTGGATTCTGTTGCCGCGCGCCTGCGCCGTCCCGAAGCCGTGCAAACGGCTGAAGTTGCCGCTCAACGTGCCATGACGTTATTGAAAAATGAACAGAATGTGCTCCCGCTTAATCGCAGCGGGCGCATCGCGGTTGTGAATATTGGAGACGAGCCGCGCGCAATAACACGAACGCCGTTTGTGCGAGAACTGCGGCGCTTCGTGAACGGTTTGGAAGTTGTGTCGCTGCACCCGCGCAGCTCTTCCGAAGAGATCAAGACCGCGCTTGCGGCGGTGCGTGCGGCAAGCGTACAAGTTCTGCCAATTTATACGGCGCTGCGCGCCTGGAAAGGCGAGGTGGGATTGCCGCGCGCCATGCAGCCGGTGGTTGACTCTTTGCTTGCGACCGGCGTGCCGGCGGCCGTTGTCAGCTTTGGCAATCCTTATTTATATCCCCAGGTCAAAGCAGCGGCAGCTTATCTTGTGGCCTATGATGCGGAAGAATTGTTGAGTCTCGCAGCCGCACGAGCCCTCACCGGCCGTGAGCCGATCACCGGTCGCTTGCCCATCAGCATTCCCGGCTATTTTGAGCGCGGCGCTGGTTTGCAATTATCTGTAAAAATGAACCAACCAGTAGCGCAAGAAATTTCCATGAAGCCGAACTTGCAATATGCTTTTCCAGAAGAAGCCGGGATGGCCGCGGCGGGGCTCGACTCGGCGCGGCTGATGATGCGGCAAGCCGTGCGCGATTCGGTGTTTCCCGGCGCGGTTTTGCTCATTGCGCGCCAAGGAAAAATCGTGATGCACGAGGCGTTCGGCAACCTTGGCTACGGCGAATATGCGCGCCTCGTGCCGTTGCACGCCATTTATGATCTGGCCTCCGTTTCCAAAGTCGTTGCCATGACAACCGCATGCATGTTGCTTTATGAACGCGGCCAGCTCGATCTGGATGAGAAGGTGCAAACCTATCTGCCGGAGTTTACCGGAAAAGACAAGGAAAAAATCACGGTGCGCCATCTGCTGACGCATTGTTCCGGCTTGGTGGCATTTCGATTGTACTATAGAGACTACAAAACCGCCGATGAAATTATCAACGTCATTCTGCGCGAAGAACTGGAATATCCCACCGCAACCAAAACCGTCTACTCCGATCTTGGCGCGATTTTGTTGGGGAAAATTGTTGAACGCATTTCCGGCAAAACGCTTGAGCTTTTTTGCCGTGACGAAATTTTTGCGCCGCTCAAAATGGGGGAGACGTTTTTCAATCCGCCGACGGAATTTCTGCCGCGCATTGCACCGACAGAATTCGATACGTGGACCGAGGGCCGCACAGGCAAATTTTCTCACGGCGTGGTGCACGATGAAAATGCCTACCGGCTCGGCGGCGTCTCAGGCCATGCCGGACTTTTCGGCAGTGCGCGCGATCTTGCCATTTTCTTGCAAATGTTGTTGAATGGCGGCAGCTACGGCGAAACGCAACTGCTTTCGCCGAAAACGATCGAATTGTTTACTTCACGGCAGAATTTGGTGGCAGGCAGCAGCCGCGCTTTGGGGTGGGATACCGCTGATGGCAATAATTCGGCGGGCAAGTTGATGAGTGAGAAAGCATTCGGCCACACCGGTTACACCGGCACATCGGTGTGGGCCGATCCGCAAAGCGGATTGCTGGTCGTGTTGCTCAGCAACCGCGTTCATCCCACGCGCGAGAACCGGCGCATTTTGCCGTTTCGCCCGAAACTGCACGAGGCGGTGGTGAGGGCGATGCGTTAA
- a CDS encoding HDIG domain-containing protein, giving the protein MTRAQAYQLMCEWTASESLRKHMLAVEAAMRFYARKFGEDEETWAVVGLLHDMDYEKHPSKEEHPYQTVKLLRERGEPEAIVRAILAHADYSGVTPETPMEKTILAVDELCGFLTAVALVRPSKSLRDVEVSSVKKKMKDKAFARQVSRDDISRGATLLGLTLDEHIANCLEAMKAVAGELGLAGQV; this is encoded by the coding sequence ATGACGCGTGCTCAAGCCTATCAACTGATGTGCGAGTGGACAGCCTCCGAAAGCCTGCGCAAACACATGCTCGCCGTCGAAGCGGCCATGCGTTTTTATGCGCGCAAATTCGGCGAGGACGAGGAAACCTGGGCAGTGGTAGGCCTGTTACACGACATGGATTATGAGAAACATCCCTCCAAAGAAGAACATCCCTATCAAACCGTAAAATTGCTGCGCGAGAGGGGCGAGCCGGAGGCGATTGTCCGCGCGATTTTGGCGCATGCCGATTATTCCGGTGTGACGCCTGAAACCCCGATGGAAAAAACCATTCTCGCTGTGGATGAATTGTGCGGCTTCCTCACAGCCGTCGCGCTGGTGCGCCCGAGCAAAAGCCTGCGCGACGTCGAAGTCAGCTCCGTTAAGAAAAAAATGAAAGACAAGGCCTTCGCGCGCCAGGTCAGCCGCGATGATATTTCGCGCGGCGCAACCTTGCTCGGCTTGACGTTGGACGAGCACATCGCGAATTGTTTGGAAGCGATGAAAGCGGTGGCCGGCGAATTGGGACTGGCCGGCCAGGTTTGA
- a CDS encoding DUF2752 domain-containing protein produces the protein MSCQISICRNNVRPELAMRQQLWTSIGFASLLLLSVLALKFAAPLAHLLPRCVMYDLFGLPCPTCGATRAFLACARGDFAAAFAANPLTTLIYASL, from the coding sequence ATGTCCTGTCAAATCTCAATTTGCCGCAATAACGTGAGGCCGGAGCTTGCCATGCGGCAACAACTTTGGACGAGCATCGGATTCGCCTCGCTTTTGCTGTTGAGCGTGCTCGCGCTGAAATTTGCAGCGCCGCTTGCACACCTCTTGCCGCGCTGCGTGATGTATGACTTGTTCGGTTTGCCGTGCCCCACGTGCGGCGCCACGCGCGCATTTTTGGCGTGCGCCCGCGGCGATTTCGCCGCGGCCTTTGCGGCCAATCCCTTGACCACGCTGATCTACGCCTCGCTGTT
- a CDS encoding zinc-ribbon domain-containing protein, whose protein sequence is MPACKKCQREISTVEAQFCPYCGAPIGDEGLFEFNAQAPPPPAEAAAPVPAFPDAYEPFSPPPRTEAKRPTDWEDRANLGFLRGLSQTLSDATLRPSEFFRRTLPTGNIGSALLFALLVWMTAGLISLFWQSQMMDSFPLLEQLEREFSLEFGREQYGLYVLVLPFWMTLVIFVSAAIFHVCLLLVGSGRSGWEATFRALCYSFGPQLLSVLPVCGGIIAMFWQLSIVLTGWREFHQSSTPRVALAAFLPLILCCGFASYFLFRFADVLSNLNLPQ, encoded by the coding sequence ATGCCCGCATGCAAAAAATGTCAACGTGAGATCTCGACGGTCGAGGCGCAATTCTGTCCTTATTGCGGCGCGCCGATTGGTGATGAAGGCTTGTTTGAATTCAACGCGCAAGCGCCCCCGCCGCCTGCAGAAGCCGCCGCGCCGGTGCCGGCGTTTCCGGATGCTTACGAGCCTTTCTCGCCGCCGCCGCGGACTGAAGCAAAACGTCCGACCGACTGGGAAGATCGCGCGAACCTCGGCTTTCTGCGCGGCTTGAGCCAAACCTTGAGCGACGCCACCTTGCGCCCCTCGGAATTTTTTCGGCGCACCTTGCCCACCGGCAACATTGGTTCCGCGCTCTTGTTCGCCCTGCTGGTTTGGATGACGGCCGGCCTGATCTCGCTGTTTTGGCAAAGCCAGATGATGGATTCGTTTCCGCTTCTGGAGCAGCTCGAACGCGAATTCAGTTTGGAGTTCGGGCGGGAGCAATACGGTTTGTATGTGCTGGTTTTGCCGTTTTGGATGACCCTCGTCATTTTCGTGTCTGCCGCGATTTTTCATGTCTGTTTGCTTTTGGTGGGCAGCGGAAGAAGCGGCTGGGAAGCGACCTTTCGCGCGTTGTGTTACAGTTTCGGGCCGCAATTGCTCAGCGTCTTGCCGGTGTGCGGCGGGATTATCGCGATGTTTTGGCAACTCAGCATTGTGCTCACCGGCTGGCGCGAATTTCATCAGAGTTCGACGCCGCGCGTCGCGCTTGCTGCGTTCTTGCCGCTCATTTTATGTTGCGGGTTCGCGTCATATTTTCTCTTTCGGTTTGCCGATGTCCTGTCAAATCTCAATTTGCCGCAATAA
- a CDS encoding response regulator encodes MKTILVVEDEKNLRTLYSQELEALGYQVIATADGRAAREQTRNRQVDLAIVDIKLNGENGLEVVRDLMQENRNLKIILNSAYSTYMSDFTSWSADAYLVKSSDLSQLKTKVRELTAQENGHYVV; translated from the coding sequence ATGAAAACGATTCTCGTGGTCGAGGATGAAAAAAATTTGCGCACGCTTTATTCTCAGGAGTTGGAAGCTCTGGGTTATCAGGTGATTGCCACGGCGGACGGCCGCGCCGCCCGCGAGCAAACCAGAAATCGCCAGGTCGATCTTGCGATTGTCGATATCAAACTAAACGGCGAAAACGGCCTGGAAGTCGTGCGCGATCTGATGCAGGAAAATCGCAACCTGAAGATCATTTTGAATTCTGCGTATTCGACATACATGAGTGATTTCACCAGTTGGTCGGCGGATGCTTATCTCGTCAAATCCTCGGATTTAAGTCAGCTCAAAACAAAAGTCCGGGAATTGACGGCGCAAGAAAATGGCCATTATGTTGTTTGA
- a CDS encoding heavy metal-binding domain-containing protein, with product MTITTTESIQGKTIVKYLGIVTGEAVIGSHLVDDLFKGIRGIVGGRTSRHEKNLVAARGLALKDMQANAAQLGANAVVGVDLDYEAFGVGETILIVIANGTAVLVE from the coding sequence ATGACGATTACCACCACGGAATCCATCCAGGGCAAAACGATTGTCAAATATTTGGGCATTGTCACGGGTGAAGCCGTCATCGGCTCTCACCTGGTTGATGATTTGTTCAAGGGCATTCGCGGCATTGTTGGTGGGCGGACGAGCCGGCATGAAAAAAACTTGGTGGCCGCGCGAGGCCTGGCGCTCAAAGATATGCAAGCCAATGCCGCACAGCTCGGCGCGAATGCCGTGGTTGGTGTAGATTTGGATTATGAAGCTTTTGGCGTAGGCGAGACGATCTTGATCGTCATTGCCAACGGCACGGCTGTACTCGTGGAATAA